Sequence from the Microscilla marina ATCC 23134 genome:
GCTCGATTACGCACAATATGGTAAATACGGTTAATTAATCCTTTTTTGGTATTACTGTGTGAGATGTATTCTTCTGACTGATAATAACGTCCAATATGGGCTTCGTCGGGGCGTGGGTTAGTGAATTTAAATCCACAGTGTGAGCATTGAACAATGGTAAAGTTTTCTTGAGTTACTGTATGGTCTTTACAGGTTAGAAAATCTTTCATGTCATTTTCGCCACATACGGGGCACTGCGTCAGTGTTTCGAGCATATCAGTTTTATTTTTTGACTTTAGAGGAGGCAAATTTATAGCTTTTGATTGAATTAGCACAAAAACTCAATGGCTGGTCTTGGTTTATGCTCAAAAAAGGCTGTATACTTGAAGCATTGAACCAACCAAACGATTATTTCGCATGAATATACTTATTGTAGGGGCAGGCAATATGGGTAGTATTTATATTACCAGCTTTTTAAATAATCACCTGCTTACCAAAGAGCAACTCTATATTCTTGAGCACTCTGAGCAAAAAACGACTGATTTACAACAAGCAGGGTACCGCAATGCTTATCATCAACCGGGTGAATGGATTAAATCCATGGATTTGATTTTTCTGGCAATCAAACCCCAAGATGCAGAGGAGTTTTTCAATACTATACGTGCTTACCTTACACCAGCCCACTTGTTGATATCTATTATGGCAGGGATTAGTATTGACAAAATAAAGCGTTGGGTTCCTACTACTAAAATTATAAGGGCAATGCCCAACCTGCCTGCCCAAATTGGCATGGGAATGACAGGCTTTACGGCAGCTGCATCTGTTGATAAAAAAGAGTTGTTTATTGTGCAAAACTTAATTAACACTACCGGAAAGTCATTGTACTTTGAAGATGAAGAAAAGCTCAACGCAGTGACAGCTATTTCGGGAAGTGGCCCGGCTTATGTGTTTTATTTTATGCAGGCAATGATGGATACAGCACAACAGATGGGTTTTAGCCAATCAGAAGCAGAGCTTTTGGTAGAACAAACATTTATGGGAGCGGTTCATTTGGAAAATCGTAGCCAGGCAAGCTGCAACGAATGGATCAAGCGAGTATCGTCAAAGGGAGGAACAACTGAGGCTGCTATTACCAGGTTTGGGCGCCTCACTTTAGACAAACATATCCAGGAGGGCTTGAAACAAGCGCTTCAACGATCGATAGAACTAGGGAAATAAAAAATATAGTCAAGCAATAATTCGGTACATTTAAAAATAAAATTGTTTTACACACAAAACAGCTGTAAACACTTAAATACCAAACACTTACAACTTGTTTTTAAATAAAAAAAACAAACTAAACTTCCACACCTACAGCACTGGATAAGGTGGGCAACTATTGGTAAATTGAAATACATTTTGTAATAATTTTATCAAAAGTTTCCGCACTATGACACAGAAAGAAACTGTTGCTTACTATCTGAAAAATAAAGCTATAGAAAAGGCCTTGGCTTTTGCCAAAGACATTAAACACCTCAAAAACAAGATAGTTGGTTTGGAGATGATTGTTCAACAACTACAATGTGCTCAAGAGTTTGAACAGGCATTGGAAGTTGTTAAACTAATACCTGACAAAAGAAGGCAAACTCTAATGTTTCAAACAATGGTTAGCCAGGCATTGGCTCGCCAAGCTGTAGGATTTGCCCACCAAGTTGCCCAGAATATCCTAATACCACGTAACCAGTCTACTGCACTCAAACAGGTAGCAGACTAT
This genomic interval carries:
- the proC gene encoding pyrroline-5-carboxylate reductase, with amino-acid sequence MNILIVGAGNMGSIYITSFLNNHLLTKEQLYILEHSEQKTTDLQQAGYRNAYHQPGEWIKSMDLIFLAIKPQDAEEFFNTIRAYLTPAHLLISIMAGISIDKIKRWVPTTKIIRAMPNLPAQIGMGMTGFTAAASVDKKELFIVQNLINTTGKSLYFEDEEKLNAVTAISGSGPAYVFYFMQAMMDTAQQMGFSQSEAELLVEQTFMGAVHLENRSQASCNEWIKRVSSKGGTTEAAITRFGRLTLDKHIQEGLKQALQRSIELGK